A stretch of the Gammaproteobacteria bacterium genome encodes the following:
- a CDS encoding S9 family peptidase: MIPLFLLLAFAPQVSAQEGEVLSLDKYLDWEWVADPRISPDGSRIVYTRSWVDQQDDRRASSVWVMNADGSRARFLLEGSSPRWSPDGTRIAFLNDSQIFVRWMDAEGATTQITRLEESPSDIAWSPDGTHISFVMTVPSDERWAIDMPSPPEGASWTEAPKIVTRLTYRRDRRGYIDDGFQHLFLVPAEGGTPRQLTDGDWNHSAPQWMPDGSEIVFQSLRIEDSEDIDQTWRESEIYAVNVRSRAIRQITDHRGPDGSPVPSPDGSLIAYQANDWSDDTYVETGLYVMNADGSGSRLIASELGRRLSGVTWARDGSGVYFTAAMTGNSNLWFAPVNGEPRAVTSGNHMLAVTTVDERGRAVGTLTSYHEAGDVISFALDSPGDIRQLTRVNDDILADVRLGDVEEIWYKSVDDFDIQGWVIKPPDFDPSERYPLILAIHGGPHGMYNVGFNFGWQNHAANGYVVLYTNPRGSSGYGSPFGNAIKNAYPGKDYDDLMNGVDEVIARGYVDTDNMFVYGCSGGGVLTSWVVGHTDRFRAASANCPVTNWLSFVGTTDGATWYKNFEHFPWDDPSEHLRRSPLMYVGNVTTPTMLMTGEMDLRTPMAQTEEFYQALRVLKVPAAMVRFKDEWHGTSSIPSNFLRTQLYLRSWFERWMTPMPVTEDGAR; this comes from the coding sequence ATGATCCCGCTGTTTCTCCTGCTCGCCTTCGCGCCCCAGGTCTCCGCCCAGGAGGGGGAGGTGCTGTCGCTCGACAAGTACCTGGACTGGGAGTGGGTGGCCGATCCCCGCATCTCTCCCGACGGCAGCCGGATCGTGTACACGCGGTCCTGGGTGGACCAGCAGGACGACCGCAGGGCCTCGTCGGTGTGGGTGATGAACGCCGACGGCTCGCGGGCCCGCTTCCTGCTCGAGGGATCGAGCCCGCGCTGGTCGCCCGACGGCACCCGCATCGCCTTCCTCAACGACTCGCAGATCTTCGTGCGCTGGATGGACGCCGAGGGCGCCACCACCCAGATCACGCGCCTGGAGGAGAGCCCGTCCGACATCGCCTGGTCGCCCGACGGCACCCACATCTCATTCGTCATGACGGTTCCGTCGGACGAGCGCTGGGCCATCGACATGCCCTCGCCGCCCGAGGGGGCGAGCTGGACCGAAGCCCCCAAGATCGTCACACGGCTGACCTATCGCCGTGACCGCCGGGGCTACATCGACGACGGCTTCCAGCACCTCTTCCTGGTGCCCGCGGAAGGCGGCACGCCCCGCCAACTCACCGACGGCGACTGGAACCACTCCGCCCCGCAGTGGATGCCCGACGGTTCGGAGATCGTCTTCCAGTCGCTGCGCATCGAGGACTCCGAGGACATCGACCAGACCTGGCGCGAGTCCGAGATCTACGCCGTCAACGTGCGCTCGCGCGCGATTCGGCAGATCACCGACCATCGCGGCCCCGACGGCAGCCCGGTCCCCTCTCCCGACGGCAGCCTGATCGCCTACCAGGCCAACGACTGGTCCGACGACACCTACGTCGAGACCGGCCTCTACGTGATGAACGCGGACGGCTCGGGCTCACGGCTCATCGCGAGCGAGCTGGGGCGCCGGCTTTCGGGCGTGACCTGGGCCCGCGACGGCAGCGGGGTGTACTTCACCGCCGCCATGACGGGCAACTCGAACCTCTGGTTCGCCCCGGTGAATGGCGAGCCGCGCGCGGTGACCAGCGGGAACCACATGCTCGCGGTCACCACGGTCGACGAGCGCGGCCGCGCGGTGGGCACGCTCACGAGCTATCACGAGGCGGGAGACGTCATCTCCTTCGCGCTCGACAGCCCCGGCGACATCCGGCAGCTCACGCGCGTGAACGACGACATCCTGGCCGACGTCAGGCTCGGCGATGTCGAGGAGATCTGGTACAAGTCGGTCGACGACTTCGACATTCAGGGCTGGGTCATCAAGCCGCCCGACTTCGATCCCTCCGAGCGCTATCCCCTCATCCTCGCGATCCACGGCGGACCCCACGGGATGTACAACGTGGGGTTCAACTTCGGCTGGCAGAACCACGCCGCCAACGGCTACGTGGTGCTCTACACCAACCCGCGCGGCAGCTCGGGCTACGGCAGCCCGTTCGGCAATGCCATCAAGAACGCCTATCCGGGCAAGGACTACGACGACCTGATGAACGGCGTCGACGAGGTGATCGCCCGGGGCTACGTCGACACCGACAACATGTTCGTCTATGGCTGCTCCGGGGGCGGCGTGCTGACCTCATGGGTCGTCGGCCACACCGACCGCTTCCGCGCGGCGTCCGCCAACTGTCCGGTCACCAACTGGCTGTCGTTCGTCGGCACGACCGACGGAGCCACCTGGTACAAGAACTTCGAGCACTTCCCCTGGGACGACCCCTCGGAGCACCTGCGCCGCTCGCCGCTGATGTACGTGGGCAACGTGACCACGCCCACCATGCTCATGACCGGCGAGATGGACCTCCGCACGCCGATGGCGCAGACCGAGGAGTTCTACCAGGCGCTGCGGGTCCTGAAGGTCCCGGCGGCCATGGTGCGCTTCAAGGACGAATGGCACGGCACCTCGAGCATCCCCTCCAACTTCCTTCGCACCCAGCTCTACCTGCGCAGCTGGTTCGAGAGGTGGATGACGCCGATGCCGGTGACGGAGGACGGCGCGCGCTGA
- a CDS encoding prolyl oligopeptidase family serine peptidase: MAPTTTPSRPMSTARRSHGRARRLLPATLVAACAAGFLASAAHEVSAQEGYRMPPQEIVRILDAPPPPFVNVSPDGEWIVLTGRRSMPSIEDMAQPMLRLGGRRINPATTGVFGPSTGRDPGLTTTLSVMNVADGSQRSVDAPEGGWGVPRFAPAGDRFAITRTVSDGIELWTGSVSEASARRLTGEQLNGVRGEPCQWMPGGDELLCTLVPSGRGPSPMAPPVPGGPVIQEAEGRTAPVRTYQDLIEDSHGAALYEYFATSQPAIVDADDGTVRTLGEPGIWNLSRSPSGAYILAERTVRPFSYLVPDSRFPKELEIWSRDGGVVAEVAALPLADRAPIGGVEEGPRGHRWMPGEDHTLMWVEALDGGDPWTEAEHRDQVMRLAAPFDGDAAEVARTALRYAGLSRGEDGLALLTESWRRSNMIRTWRIDVDGGAEPRLIWERNSQDRYGDPGTPVTRRAENGESLIVQDGDWIFLTGAGASDAGDHPFLDRMNLATGESERLFQASPGSYESVVAMLDDDGRRVLTQYETPLEPPNYFVRDTRSEDRRQLTRFENPHPELSDVTRQFVTYEREDGVQLSGTLYLPADYEEGTRLPTIVWAYPREYSNPDVAGQVRGSPSRFTRVGGASHLFFLTQGYAVFDGPTMPIIGEETPNDTYVDQLVSSAAAAVDKVVEMGVTDRGRVGVGGHSYGAFMTANLLAHSDLFQAGIARSGAYNRTLTPFGFQNERRTFWEAGDVYFAMSPFMHADDINEPMILIHGEADNNSGTFPVQSRRMFHAMKGNGGTARLVMLPHESHGYRGRESVMHALAEMVEWMDTYVKNAGVPVMDR; encoded by the coding sequence ATGGCCCCGACCACCACACCCTCCCGCCCCATGTCCACGGCCCGGCGATCCCACGGCAGAGCACGGAGACTGCTGCCGGCCACGCTCGTGGCGGCCTGCGCCGCCGGGTTCCTGGCCTCGGCCGCGCACGAAGTCTCCGCCCAGGAGGGATATCGCATGCCTCCCCAGGAGATCGTTCGCATCCTCGACGCGCCTCCGCCCCCGTTCGTGAACGTCAGCCCGGACGGGGAGTGGATCGTGCTCACCGGCCGCCGCAGCATGCCCTCGATCGAGGACATGGCGCAGCCCATGCTTCGTCTGGGTGGCCGGCGCATCAATCCGGCGACCACCGGCGTCTTCGGACCCTCGACGGGACGCGATCCGGGACTGACCACCACCCTCTCGGTGATGAATGTCGCCGATGGTTCCCAGCGATCCGTCGACGCGCCGGAGGGCGGTTGGGGCGTGCCGCGCTTCGCTCCCGCAGGTGACCGGTTCGCGATCACGCGCACCGTGAGCGACGGGATCGAACTCTGGACCGGAAGCGTCTCGGAGGCCAGTGCCCGGAGGCTCACCGGGGAGCAGCTGAACGGGGTGCGCGGAGAGCCCTGCCAGTGGATGCCGGGCGGGGACGAGCTGCTATGCACCCTGGTGCCCTCGGGACGCGGGCCCTCGCCCATGGCGCCCCCGGTCCCCGGCGGCCCGGTCATCCAGGAAGCCGAAGGCAGGACCGCCCCGGTACGCACCTACCAGGACCTCATCGAAGACTCCCACGGCGCAGCGCTGTACGAGTACTTCGCCACCTCCCAGCCCGCCATCGTGGATGCGGACGACGGGACGGTGCGCACGCTGGGGGAACCCGGCATCTGGAATCTCAGCCGTTCGCCCAGCGGCGCGTACATCCTCGCGGAGAGGACGGTGCGCCCCTTCTCCTACCTGGTGCCGGATTCGCGCTTCCCGAAGGAGCTGGAGATCTGGAGCCGGGACGGCGGCGTGGTGGCCGAAGTCGCGGCGCTCCCGCTCGCGGACCGAGCGCCCATCGGAGGCGTGGAGGAGGGTCCGCGCGGACACCGCTGGATGCCCGGGGAGGACCACACCCTGATGTGGGTCGAGGCGCTGGACGGGGGCGATCCCTGGACGGAGGCCGAGCACCGCGACCAGGTGATGCGGCTGGCTGCACCGTTCGACGGCGATGCCGCGGAGGTGGCGCGCACGGCCCTCCGCTACGCGGGACTCTCGCGGGGGGAGGATGGTCTGGCGCTGCTGACCGAGTCCTGGCGCCGGTCCAACATGATCCGCACCTGGCGGATCGACGTGGACGGCGGCGCCGAGCCCAGGCTGATCTGGGAGCGCAACTCGCAGGACCGCTACGGCGACCCCGGGACCCCGGTGACGCGGCGCGCGGAGAACGGCGAGTCGCTCATCGTGCAGGACGGCGACTGGATCTTCCTGACGGGCGCGGGCGCCTCGGATGCCGGCGACCATCCCTTCCTCGACCGCATGAATCTCGCCACCGGCGAGAGCGAACGCCTCTTCCAGGCCTCCCCGGGCAGCTACGAGTCCGTGGTCGCCATGCTCGACGACGACGGCCGCCGCGTCCTCACCCAGTATGAGACGCCTCTAGAGCCGCCCAACTATTTCGTGCGCGACACCCGTTCCGAGGACCGCAGGCAGCTGACCCGGTTCGAGAATCCCCATCCCGAACTCTCCGACGTGACGCGCCAGTTCGTCACCTACGAGCGCGAGGACGGGGTGCAGCTCTCAGGGACGCTCTACCTGCCCGCCGACTACGAGGAGGGAACGCGGCTGCCCACTATCGTGTGGGCCTATCCGCGCGAATACTCCAACCCCGACGTGGCCGGCCAGGTGCGCGGCTCGCCCAGCCGCTTCACGCGCGTGGGCGGCGCCTCACACCTCTTCTTCCTCACGCAGGGGTACGCCGTCTTCGACGGACCCACCATGCCGATCATCGGCGAGGAGACGCCCAACGACACGTATGTGGATCAGCTCGTAAGCTCCGCGGCGGCGGCTGTGGACAAGGTGGTGGAAATGGGCGTCACCGACCGCGGCCGGGTCGGCGTCGGCGGCCACAGCTACGGCGCCTTCATGACCGCCAACCTGCTCGCCCACTCCGACCTGTTCCAGGCCGGCATCGCGCGCAGCGGCGCCTACAACCGCACCCTGACGCCCTTCGGCTTCCAGAACGAGCGCCGCACCTTCTGGGAGGCGGGCGACGTCTACTTCGCGATGTCGCCGTTCATGCACGCCGACGACATCAACGAGCCGATGATCCTCATACACGGGGAGGCCGACAACAACTCGGGGACCTTCCCGGTGCAGTCGCGGCGCATGTTCCACGCGATGAAGGGCAACGGGGGCACGGCCCGGCTGGTGATGTTGCCCCACGAAAGCCACGGCTACCGGGGGCGTGAGTCGGTGATGCACGCGCTGGCCGAAATGGTGGAGTGGATGGACACGTACGTGAAGAACGCGGGCGTGCCGGTGATGGACCGGTAG